GACATGGATGAAAGTTTGTCACTTTCTGAGAAACTGACAGATTATGAACCATTGAAAATGAAGATTCAGCAATGTCAGGAACAGATCAAAGAAGGAGAAACATTTCCGAAAGCATTGAAAGAAGCACATATTTTTGATGGAATGCAGGAAAGATTGATGATCATTGGTTATGAAACGGGTGCCGTAGATGAGGTAATGGAACAGGCAGCAGATCTGTATCAGAAACAACTGCAGGATCAGATTCAGAAGATGATCGCTGTGTTAGAACCGACGCTGGTAGGAATCTTATGTGTGATCGTAGGGATCATTTTATTATCTGTCATGTTGCCACTAGTTGGTATTATGGCTGGAATTGGATAAGGGAGGCAGATTTTGAGAAATCGTTTTCAAAAACAAAGAAAAATTGACAATAAAATTCGAATTTTCCTGCCAGTTATGATCTGTGGCATTATGGTGGCTGTGTTATGGAATAGCAGCAGCCAGATTTTTCGGGAAACAAAGAAAAGACAGGAAGAAAGTCTGAAAGAAGCCGTGATCAAAGGGGCGGTACAATGTTACAGTGTAGAAGGGCGATATCCAGAAAGTCTTTCTTATATGGAGAAACATTATGGATTGGAGTATGACAAAGACGAGTTTGTGATCTCATATGAGATCATTGGGTCTAACCGCATGCCACAAGTTACGGTGATCCCATTGAATGAGAGGTGAGGTTTTTGGAGAGACAAAGACATATGACAGATCAGATGTTTCTTGTGATCTTATTTGCAGTGTTTGCAGTTTGTGCGTTTTCCTTGAGTATGATCGGGGCGAATATATATAGTCATACAGCTTCTGTGATGAATGAGGATTATGAGGAACGGATCGATATTTCTTATGTAACAGAAAAGATAAGACAGTGGGATGAAAAGGACAGCATCGAGATCGGCAGCTTTCATGGACGCACAGCCCTGATCCATACAGAAAAGATCAATGGGAAAAAATACAATACATATCTCTATCAAGAGAAGGGTGCGTTGAGAGAATTAATGGTAAGAGAAGGTCTGGATACAACAACGATGCAGGGAGAAAAGATCGTGGCAGCAAAAGATTTTTCTGTAATAGAAACAAAACAGCTGTATCATATAAAGATTCAGGGAAGTGATGGCAAGATATATCAGAACTGTGTATACAGACACAGCAGGAATTAGGAGGAAGTATGAGACAAAAAAGCAATGGAACACACCTGATCCTGATGGAATTAATGATGGTATTATTCTTTTTTGCAATCTGTGGATCAATCCTGCTTCAGGTATTTGTAAAAGCTCATAACATCAGTGCAAAAGCAAGAGAAATGACAGAAACAAAAAATTATGTAACACAAGCTGCAGAACTGATAGAAGCGGGTGCTTATGACATCAAAGATTTTCAAGAATATTTTACACAAATAGATGGTAAAGCCGGAGATTATCAGTGTTATTATGATCAGGATTGGAATGAGATAAAGAAAACAAAAGCCCGTTATCATATGACGATAAAGCTTGAAAGGCAGCCAGCGAAAGTTCTGGGAAAGATTACGATGTGGAGGGGAAACCAACAGATTTATCGGCTTGATATTTTAAGATACAGGCAGGAAAGGAAAGATAATGAAAGATCGTAAAATGCCATTTTTAGGGATTGGAGCAGCTTCGATCGTGCTCGTGTTAGCTATGGTCTGTTTAGCAGTTTTTGCGGCTTTGACATTTTCAAGTGCCAAGGCAGATCATACGTTAAGTAAAAAGAATTTGGAACGTACGTCGGCTTTTTATCAGGCATCCAATGCGGCGAATGAACAAGTTGGAGCGATCGATGAGAAACTATGGAAGTTGTATCGCAGATCTAAGGATAAAAAAGATTATATGAAAAGGGTTAGTCGATCGTTTACAAAAAGCAAGGGGATTTCATATAATAAAAAAGAGAAAACAATTGCATTTCAGGAAAGTATCACAGACAAACAGCAGTTATCTGTGAAATTGCAGATTTATTATCCGGAGAAAAAGAATGATCCGTGTTATGAAGTGATCAAATGGAAGAAAGAAGCTGTTGGGGCATGGAAGAAGGATGATTTCCTTCCGGTTTATCGAAATAAGTAAAAGGGGTCAGTATGAATATTGAAGAATTTTTAACATTAGCAGCAAAAGAGGAAGCCTCAGATCTGTTTATTGTAGCAGGGCTTCCATTGACGATGAAAGTAAATGGAGTGATGCGTCGTATCAATGAAGAAAAAATGATGCCGCAAGATACGGAAAAAATGATCCGGGAGATTTATGAGAAAGCGTTAGACAGAGACATAGATCAACTGTTGAAGACAGGAGATGATGATTTCTCATTTGCAATT
The sequence above is drawn from the Anaerostipes hadrus ATCC 29173 = JCM 17467 genome and encodes:
- a CDS encoding DUF4860 domain-containing protein, whose translation is MTDQMFLVILFAVFAVCAFSLSMIGANIYSHTASVMNEDYEERIDISYVTEKIRQWDEKDSIEIGSFHGRTALIHTEKINGKKYNTYLYQEKGALRELMVREGLDTTTMQGEKIVAAKDFSVIETKQLYHIKIQGSDGKIYQNCVYRHSRN